The Aphis gossypii isolate Hap1 unplaced genomic scaffold, ASM2018417v2 Contig00221_ERROPOS56294, whole genome shotgun sequence genome contains a region encoding:
- the LOC126553363 gene encoding uncharacterized protein LOC126553363 has product MEADAIADGFKQSLEMHGLKYNKLIGDGDSSVSKRLSEIMPYGPRLLVKKIECRNHLLRNYGTKLAAMTANTKYPILLRKHVKANALRFRFSITKAIEYRNSLQGQSDYEKEVGLRKDISNSFRHILGSHDRCEPYFCKGTIPNEKNMILEAERSGFLTDISQIISRLVVNVDSLLMNVDNNVCEQFNSVINKHLAGKRINYSQRNSYNSRVEAAVISYNSSGQFLRLMHKNIQNDISPGIIGKKFLTSNKKKETNLKNVFFLQVYRKRVMLARINIMV; this is encoded by the exons ATGGAAGCCGATGCCATTGCCGATGGATTTAAACAAAGTTTGGAAATGCATGGACTCAAATATAACAAACTAATAG GAGATGGAGATTCTAGCGTTTCAAAAAGGCTATCTGAAATCATGCCTTATGGACCTAGACTactcgtaaaaaaaatagaatgtcGTAATCATTTATTGCGAAATTATGGTACAAAATTAGCAGCTATGACAGCAAACACGAAGTATCCAATTTTGTTAAGAAAACATGTAAAAGCCAATGCATTACGttttagattttcaataactaaGGCAATTGAATATCGTAATAGTTTACAAGGTCAATCAGATTACGAAAAAGAAGTTg GATTACGGAAAGATATAAGTAATAGTTTTCGTCACATTTTGGGTAGCCATGATCGATGTGAGCCATATTTTTGCAAGGGCACAAtaccaaatgaaaaaaatatgattttagaaGCTGAAAGATCGGGATTCTTAACTGATATATCTCAAATAATATCTCGTTTAGTCGTCAATGTTGATAGTTTACTTATGAATGTTGACAACAACGTGTGTGAACAATTCAatagtgtaattaataaacatttagcgGGTAAACGAATAAATTACTCACAAAGAAATTCATACAATTCACGAGTTGAAGCTGcggttatatcatataattcaaGTGGACAATTTCTTCgtttaatgcataaaaatatacaaaatgatatAAGCCCAG GTATAATAGGAAAGAAATTCCTTacatccaataaaaaaaaagaaaccaaTCTAAAAAACGTCTTTTTCCTACAAGTATACAGAAAAAGAGTAATGTTGGCCCGGATCAACATTATGGTTTAG
- the LOC126553366 gene encoding LOW QUALITY PROTEIN: uncharacterized protein LOC126553366 (The sequence of the model RefSeq protein was modified relative to this genomic sequence to represent the inferred CDS: deleted 1 base in 1 codon) gives MECKIQRNVISKRTCMNVIGSGLIQLNRFKKCSKTFVLKNDYNFIDFNQFFDYGFEMIVCKLKKMTQQTSIKFNLYLDCVYVHVLTQEYRDISFKTVNVLAYTNSNFENLLKKMFDKINKEESNFVTKGSGWSLYSIDALQLRINIVNPLTGSSYVILPECIRNKKAVINVKNNDNKCFKYAILTKYNTRSDKTKFSNQYFKILEKKSRLNFHCIDFPTPVNQIKSFERLNNVSVNVFSLDNKNVVFPLYMNNVESKNHFDLLLINNGITSHYCFINDFCRLIRNQKTKHKSKLIICKRCFTVFSNIPCKFKLWGIDGLKKHKKNCGKHKLGRPVMFDNGDDDTIYFKNFKRSQRIPIVIYSDFECYLKPIINNQDIKTKTLITHKHKPMSYAFYVKIDYESLSSLADNLSEDKTRFRETLKIFSLSTLNLVTRKGVFPYEYIDHPNKLNETCLPPKQFFYNSLKDEDISDEDYAHAHKYDIQIFLENGRHVKANIPNIQNINYDSNKPVTWLAYLDCVNLYGKSMLSALPHKNFEWFNDLTIDITQIEDDAEYAGYILEVDVIYPKQLHDNHNDFPFLPENKCPPNSKFTIEI, from the exons atggaATG taaaatacaaCGAAATGTAATATCAAAAAGAACATGTATGAACGTAATTGGAAGCGgacttattcaattaaatcggtttaaaaaatgttcaaaaacgtttgttttaaaaaacgattataatttcatagactttaatcaa ttttttgactACGGTTTTGAAAtgattgtttgtaaattaaaaaaaatgacacaacaaactagtattaaatttaacttatatctCGACTGTGTTTATGTACATGTGTTAACACAGGAATACCgagatatttcatttaaaacagtGAATGTGTTGGCatatacaaattcaaatttcgaaaatttattaaaaaaaatgtttgataaaattaacaaagaggaaagtaattttgtaactAAAGGAAGTGGTTGGAGTTTATATTCAATTGATGCATTACAATTAAGAATCAATATTGTAAACCCTTTAACCGGATCttcttatgtaattttaccAGAATGTATAAGGAATAAGAAAgctgttataaatgtaaaaaataatgataacaaatgtttcaaatatgcaattttaacaaaatataatactcgttcagataaaactaaatttagtaatcaatattttaaaatacttgaaaaaaaaagtagattaaattttcattgtatCGATTTTCCGACACcagttaatcaaattaaatcatttgaacgtttaaataatgtatcagttaatgtttttagtttagataataaaaatgttgttttcccattatatatgaataatgtgGAAAGTAAAAACCATTTCGATctgcttttaattaataatggtataacgtcacattattgttttattaatgatttttgtagACTTATTCGTAATCAAAAGACGAaacataaatctaaattaattatatgtaaaagatgttttacagtttttagtaatattccttgtaaattcaaactatggggTATTGATgggttaaaaaaacataaaaaaaattgtggaaAACATAAACTTGGAAGACCTGTAATGTTTGATAACGGTGATGacgatactatttattttaaaaattttaaaagatctcaacgaatacctatagtaatttattctgatttcgaatgttatttaaaacctataataaacAACCAAGACATTAAAACTAAGACATTGATAACTCATAAACATAAACCTATGAGTTATgcattttacgtaaaaatagattatg AGTCTCTTAGTTCACTAGCTGATAATTTATCTGAAGACAAAACTAGATTTagagaaacattaaaaatattttctttgtcgacattaaatttagttacacGAAAAGGTGTGTTTccttatgaatatattgaccatcctaataaattaaatgaaacttgTTTACCaccaaaacagtttttttataattcattaaaagatGAAGATATTAGTGATGAAGATTATGCGCATGCTCATAAg tatgatattcaaatttttctgGAGAACGGAAGACATGTAAAAGCTAACATtcctaatattcaaaatattaattatgattcaaACAAACCTGTAACGTGGTTAGCTTACTTGGACTGTGTAAATCTATATGGAAAATCAATGCTATCTGCTTtacctcataaaaattttgaatggtTTAACGATTTGACAATAGATATAACACAAATTGAAGATGATGCTGAATATGctggttatattttagaagtagATGTTATTTATCCAAAACAATTACATGACAATCATAATGATTTCCCATTTTTACCTGAGAATAAATGTCCTCCcaattcaaaa ttcactatagaaatttga
- the LOC126553364 gene encoding death-associated inhibitor of apoptosis 2-like, translating to MNLQKFSNDFPSLVYLVRNNSYPVHSDYTTFMSRLKTYNSYPSTSSQNKYSLAESGLKYTGVGDIVECFFCGLVLQKWSNDDIPWVEHAKWNPKCIFVLLCKGNEFIENVKNEYVKASHVCDFITFISIRF from the exons ATGAATTTACAGAAATTTTCCAACGATTTTCCAtctttagtttatttagtaCGAAATAATTCATATCCAGTACATTCAGATTATACCACATTTATGTcaagattaaaaacatataactcATATCCATCTACTTCatctcaaaataaatattcgttaGCTGAAtctggtttaaaatataccgGTGTAGGTGATATAGTTGAATGTTTTTTCTGTGGACTTGTCTTACAAAAATGGTCAAACGATGATATACCATGGGTCGAACACGCAAAATGGAAtcctaaatgtatatttgtattactatgtaaaggaaatgaatttatagaaaatgtaaaaaacgaATATGTAAAAGCTAGCCATGTTTGTGATT ttattacatttatttctattcgtttttaa